A genomic region of Gossypium hirsutum isolate 1008001.06 chromosome D01, Gossypium_hirsutum_v2.1, whole genome shotgun sequence contains the following coding sequences:
- the LOC107922347 gene encoding transmembrane protein 87B: protein MDSAYLISIFLLLSTALTTINASIHIYQNQLFNEVGNAYLLPGGSEGLAASRSSDNSVSDGRSFIRFENITFWRTQAAADEQSDKEHGTGLIQAVIFEAADRNNIGGSAYGGQRSICCTPDLAKLEGCKQGEVIRIPSSTDSKWPMVLNIYFGGNDLSTSMDNAKVPIMKTGMYNLFFIACDPKLKGTTMSGKTVWKNPDGYLPGRMAPLKKFYVYMMIAYLLLSAIWFSQYVRFWKDILLLQHCITAVIGLGLFEMILWYFDYSNFNSTGMRPVVITTWVVTVGAIRKTLSRLLTLSVSMGYGVVRPTLGGLTSKVLLLGATYFLAAELLDITEYVGTINDISGRARLFLVLPDAFLDAFLILWIFTSLSKTLEQLQVKRISAKLDLYRKFSNALAVAVIASVAWITFEVYFKATDPFNERWQSAWIITAFWDILSFALLCVICYLWAPSQSSQRYAYSEDVKDEFDDEEAQSLTRGQSDGDVNLVKQERNNGNAGVSDPEDDSEEDKRE from the exons ATGGATTCCGCATATCTAATATCTATCTTCCTTCTATTATCAACCGCATTAACAACCATCAACGCTTCCATCCACATTTACCAAAACCAACTCTTCAATGAAGTCGGAAATGCTTATCTTCTCCCTGGCGGCAGTGAAGGCCTCGCCGCTTCTCGTTCCTCCGACAACTCCGTTTCCGATGGCCGCTCTTTTATCCG atttgagAATATCACATTCTGGAGGACTCAGGCTGCTGCAGATGAACAGTCCGACAAGGAACATGGTACCGGGTTGATACAAGCTGTGATTTTCGAGGCTGCTGATAGAAATAATATAGGTGGTTCAGCTTATGGTGGACAGAGATCGATATGTTGTACCCCTGATCTTGCTAAGCTGGAAGGGTGCAAGCAAGGCGAAGTCATTCGGATACCTTCCTCAACAGATAGTAAATGGCCTATGGTTCTGAACATATATTTTGGTGGGAACGACTTGTCAACAAGTATGGACAATGCTAAGGTCCCCATCATGAAAACGGGGATGTATAATTTGTTTTTCATAGCATGTGATCCGAAGCTAAAGGGAACAACAATGAGTGGGAAGACTGTGTGGAAGAATCCTGATGGTTATTTACCTGGGAGAATGGCACCATTGAAGAAGTTTTATGTTTACATGATGATTGCCTATTTGTTGCTTAGTGCCATTTGGTTCTCACAGTACGTGAGGTTTTGGAAAGATATCCTGCTACTTCAGCACTGTATCACTGCTGTCATTGGTCTCGGTTTGTTTGAAATGATATTGTGGTATTTCGACTATTCTAATTTTAACAGTACAGGAATGAGGCCTGTTGTAATTACAACTTGGGTTGTGACAGTTGGAGCAATAAGAAAAACACTTTCTCGACTTCTCACTCTTTCTGTTTCGATGGGTTATGGTGTTGTACGTCCAACTTTAGGTGGCCTTACTTCAAAGGTGCTTCTTCTTGGAGCTACTTATTTTCTGGCCGCTGAATTGCTGGACATTACTGAGTATGTAGGGACCATCAATGACATATCAGGAAGAGCAAGACTCTTCCTAGTCCTTCCTGATGCATTCCTGGATGCGTTTTTGATATTGTGGATCTTTACATCTCTTTCAAAAACACTAGAGCAGTTACAG GTAAAGAGAATATCAGCAAAGCTGGACCTCTATAGGAAATTCTCAAATGCACTAGCTGTGGCAGTGATTGCTTCGGTCGCATGGATAACTTTTGAG GTATACTTCAAAGCAACAGATCCATTCAATGAGAGGTGGCAAAGTGCTTGGATCATCACAGCTTTCTGGGACATTCTTTCATTTGCACTACTCTGTGTTATTTGCTACCTCTGGGCTCCATCTCAGAGCTCCCAAAG ATATGCATACTCGGAAGATGTCAAGGACGAATTTGATGATGAAGAAGCTCAATCTCTAACAAGGGGGCAGTCTGATGGGGATGTCAATTTAGTCAAGCAAGAGAGAAATAATGGAAATGCCGGTGTCTCTGATCCCGAAGATGACTCAGAAGAGGATAAGAGGGAGTAA